The Coriobacteriia bacterium genome contains a region encoding:
- a CDS encoding nitroreductase family protein, protein MVGKGDSMLEAVRNRRSIRRYQDRSIEPELLEQLQEAMLRVPSSRNLKPWRFVFVTDQGLLEALAGAKASFGDFVGTAPLGVVVCADPSVSDCWIEDCSIAAATLQLAAVALGLGTCWVQIRARQNADGGPAENHVREILGLPKTLSVLCIVAVGYPAEDKPPKERASLSWDKVEVR, encoded by the coding sequence GTGGTCGGCAAGGGGGATTCGATGCTCGAGGCGGTGCGCAACCGGCGGAGCATCCGGCGCTATCAGGACCGGTCGATAGAGCCCGAGCTTCTCGAGCAACTGCAAGAGGCGATGTTGCGCGTTCCCTCATCGCGCAACTTGAAGCCTTGGCGCTTCGTCTTCGTCACTGACCAGGGGCTGCTCGAGGCGCTGGCAGGCGCCAAGGCGTCTTTCGGCGACTTCGTGGGCACCGCCCCACTCGGCGTGGTCGTCTGCGCGGACCCGTCGGTCTCGGACTGCTGGATCGAGGACTGTTCGATCGCGGCGGCGACCCTGCAGCTCGCAGCCGTGGCTCTCGGCCTTGGCACGTGCTGGGTCCAGATTCGCGCCCGACAGAACGCCGACGGCGGTCCTGCCGAGAACCACGTCCGAGAGATCCTGGGCCTGCCGAAGACACTCAGCGTGTTGTGCATCGTGGCGGTCGGCTACCCCGCCGAGGACAAGCCGCCGAAAGAACGAGCGTCGCTGTCCTGGGACAAGGTAGAGGTTCGGTAG